In the Helicobacter typhlonius genome, one interval contains:
- a CDS encoding BspA family leucine-rich repeat surface protein — protein MKKLLYMTMCAIMSVFISSCGDSKGDSQKITYKYHPKDRAELVKLINDENVNLSEIDTSKVTDFSFLFARLGEECDDTLGWHREDLLTPHLEKCKNTGIKRLDSIHAIKKQISDIDSQIRKIESALEKEEQCRSDFESFIAPKIQAKIKSKEGFFDEHKREYVKRKTLNDKERAQVRDEVIKENKSCIFLKNVEDKERISSLKEQQVNLEEQLSHLMEKLGTITHWDTRNVKDMSFVFAGGFAWELLRDKEQSKVELYWDTHSVENMQGMFFENYALSEELQEWVTHFDVSNVKDMSYMFYRSNFNKNINAWNVSRVESMEAMFAQNFSFNQPLDKWNTSRVKNMAEMFVCALSFNQNIQSWNVGNVENMSYLFGGLCAVDSTCAFNQPLNAWNVSKVRDMSGMFIFLRQFNQPLDKWDTRNVENMSGMFKEASSFNQPLNTWNVSNVKDMSYMFEYAESFNQPLDKWNVGNVENMQGMFADSAFNQPINNWNVQKVEDMSKMFHSRVFNQPLDKWQVKSLKNMQGMFSEYFLQNIDSWEIDRTKVKTADAFSPNSAFVPKWYGEDIINDEELADEVSSCFEFGVGCEVDKVSFELPFKENSIKFFKGDKQGNFARICLPYAEYSDEKRAKDIYEHISMCLDSIKVRESKMMTLHFDGIYRATHIGECETLDFPHSQP, from the coding sequence ATGAAAAAGCTTTTATATATGACAATGTGTGCCATAATGAGCGTGTTTATAAGCAGCTGCGGGGATTCTAAAGGAGATTCTCAAAAGATAACATATAAATACCACCCAAAGGATAGGGCGGAACTTGTCAAACTTATCAATGATGAAAATGTGAATCTAAGCGAAATTGATACAAGCAAGGTTACAGACTTTAGTTTTTTGTTTGCGCGTTTGGGTGAGGAATGCGATGACACACTTGGGTGGCATAGAGAGGATTTACTCACTCCACATTTAGAAAAATGCAAAAATACAGGCATAAAGCGATTGGATAGCATTCACGCAATTAAGAAACAAATTTCAGACATTGATTCACAGATTCGCAAGATAGAATCTGCGCTTGAAAAAGAGGAGCAGTGCAGGAGTGATTTTGAATCTTTTATCGCTCCTAAGATTCAAGCGAAGATTAAATCCAAAGAGGGATTTTTTGATGAGCATAAAAGAGAGTATGTCAAAAGAAAAACTTTAAATGACAAGGAGAGAGCGCAAGTGCGCGATGAGGTTATTAAAGAAAATAAATCGTGCATTTTTTTAAAAAATGTGGAGGATAAAGAAAGGATTTCTTCGCTTAAGGAGCAACAGGTCAATTTGGAGGAGCAATTAAGTCATTTAATGGAGAAGCTAGGCACGATTACGCATTGGGATACGCGTAATGTCAAGGATATGAGTTTTGTTTTTGCCGGTGGATTTGCGTGGGAATTACTAAGGGATAAAGAGCAGAGTAAGGTAGAGTTATACTGGGATACGCACAGTGTGGAGAATATGCAGGGAATGTTTTTTGAAAATTACGCGTTGAGCGAGGAATTACAAGAGTGGGTTACACATTTTGATGTGAGTAATGTCAAAGATATGAGCTATATGTTTTATCGTAGCAATTTTAATAAAAATATTAATGCGTGGAATGTCAGCAGGGTAGAGAGTATGGAGGCGATGTTTGCGCAAAATTTTAGCTTTAATCAGCCCCTTGATAAATGGAATACAAGTCGTGTAAAAAATATGGCAGAGATGTTTGTATGTGCGCTTAGTTTTAACCAAAATATACAATCGTGGAATGTGGGCAATGTGGAGAATATGAGCTATCTTTTTGGGGGATTGTGCGCAGTGGATTCTACTTGCGCTTTCAATCAGCCCTTAAATGCGTGGAATGTCTCTAAAGTGCGCGATATGAGCGGTATGTTTATTTTTTTGCGTCAATTTAATCAACCCTTAGACAAATGGGACACGCGTAATGTGGAGAATATGAGTGGTATGTTTAAAGAAGCAAGTAGCTTTAATCAACCCCTTAATACTTGGAATGTGAGTAATGTCAAAGATATGAGTTATATGTTTGAGTATGCGGAATCTTTCAATCAACCATTAGATAAGTGGAATGTCGGTAATGTAGAAAATATGCAAGGAATGTTTGCGGATTCAGCCTTTAATCAGCCTATCAATAATTGGAATGTGCAAAAGGTAGAGGATATGAGTAAAATGTTTCATTCACGAGTTTTCAATCAACCTCTTGATAAATGGCAGGTAAAAAGCCTTAAAAATATGCAAGGAATGTTTAGCGAATACTTTTTGCAAAATATTGATTCTTGGGAGATTGATAGGACTAAAGTGAAAACCGCAGATGCGTTTTCTCCAAACTCTGCCTTTGTGCCAAAGTGGTATGGAGAGGATATTATAAATGATGAGGAATTGGCAGATGAGGTTTCTTCTTGCTTTGAATTCGGGGTAGGGTGTGAGGTGGATAAAGTGAGCTTTGAGCTGCCTTTTAAGGAGAATAGTATAAAGTTTTTTAAGGGAGACAAACAAGGCAATTTTGCGCGTATTTGCCTGCCCTATGCGGAATATAGCGATGAGAAGCGCGCAAAGGATATTTATGAACATATCTCTATGTGTTTAGATTCTATAAAAGTGCGAGAATCTAAGATGATGACACTGCATTTTGATGGTATATATCGTGCTACCCATATTGGAGAATGCGAAACTTTAGATTTTCCTCACTCACAGCCCTAA
- a CDS encoding glycosyltransferase → MSHHYIYFRTCKNVTIAYHKEIVIIDDCSTDGTIEILQDLKSTESNQNNIPHA, encoded by the coding sequence ATCTCGCACCATTACATATATTTTAGAACGTGTAAAAATGTTACTATTGCCTATCATAAAGAAATTGTTATTATTGATGATTGTAGCACTGATGGCACAATAGAAATACTTCAAGATTTAAAATCTACTGAATCTAATCAAAACAATATACCGCATGCCTAA
- the lpxB gene encoding lipid-A-disaccharide synthase, with translation MNKKLFVSACEPSANIHLQVLAKKLNTSVRVCGIFEPSVFERFNDAKPTYTLKDFAVMGFLDVMKKIAFFKEAIHKMTRLAESCDVILLMDSSSFNLPIAKALKKNGSKVPIVYYTLPQVWAWKPWRAKHIEKVCDYLCAILPFELAMYPHALEEKRAQYVGHPLIDEIPQFKDKPLPLEDGKIAFMPGSRKSEIQRIFPTFAKVAKQLPNPKVLIIPEHFKNLNQQALTQIYGSDIHIFEISFDANAALYESSFAFICSGTATLQATLIGTPLVLGYKTRGTDIMFAKAFVRLQHIGIANILYNALHYTDGDSHIGTKQIHPELIQSNLTALNLLKAYGDTHTGTFFAKVKELREYLKHGSAEKVSALITCLLKGDKPEL, from the coding sequence ATGAATAAGAAGCTTTTTGTCAGTGCGTGTGAGCCAAGTGCAAATATCCATTTGCAAGTCCTAGCTAAAAAGCTCAATACTTCTGTGCGGGTGTGCGGGATATTTGAACCAAGCGTATTTGAAAGATTTAATGACGCAAAGCCTACATACACTTTGAAGGACTTCGCGGTTATGGGTTTTTTAGATGTGATGAAAAAAATCGCATTTTTTAAGGAAGCCATTCACAAAATGACAAGACTTGCAGAAAGTTGCGATGTCATTTTGCTTATGGATAGCTCAAGCTTCAATCTCCCAATCGCAAAAGCTTTAAAGAAAAATGGCTCAAAAGTGCCTATCGTGTATTATACTTTGCCACAAGTATGGGCGTGGAAGCCTTGGAGAGCAAAGCACATAGAAAAAGTGTGTGATTATCTCTGTGCTATTTTGCCTTTTGAACTCGCTATGTATCCGCACGCGCTAGAAGAGAAAAGAGCGCAGTATGTGGGACACCCACTGATTGATGAGATTCCACAATTCAAAGATAAGCCACTACCACTAGAAGATGGCAAGATTGCCTTTATGCCCGGCAGTCGCAAGAGCGAGATTCAAAGAATCTTCCCTACTTTTGCCAAAGTTGCAAAGCAGCTTCCAAATCCTAAGGTGCTTATTATCCCTGAACATTTTAAGAATCTTAACCAACAAGCCCTAACACAGATTTATGGTAGCGATATACATATTTTTGAGATTAGCTTTGATGCCAATGCCGCACTTTATGAATCTAGCTTTGCCTTTATTTGCTCGGGCACTGCCACGCTTCAAGCCACACTCATTGGCACTCCTCTTGTGCTTGGATATAAGACACGAGGCACGGATATAATGTTTGCTAAGGCATTTGTGCGATTGCAGCACATAGGGATTGCTAATATCCTTTACAATGCCTTGCACTATACTGATGGCGACTCGCACATTGGCACGAAGCAAATCCACCCAGAACTTATCCAAAGCAACCTTACCGCACTTAATCTCCTTAAGGCGTATGGTGATACACATACCGGAACATTTTTTGCTAAGGTAAAGGAGCTTAGGGAGTATCTAAAACACGGCAGTGCAGAGAAAGTATCCGCCCTCATCACGTGCCTTTTGAAAGGGGATAAACCCGAGCTGTGA
- the hypA gene encoding hydrogenase/urease nickel incorporation protein HypA → MHEYSIVASLIQICETHAKEHNATSVAKVRIAIGERSGVDSALVKSAFETFRLESPLCKNANIEIEYQPVVLHCQSCERDFSGENLTYSTCPFCRSQQVIITQGRELHLLNLELDIEDIQDSIQTQESYMMSSS, encoded by the coding sequence ATGCACGAATATTCTATTGTCGCCTCACTCATACAAATATGTGAAACTCACGCAAAAGAGCATAATGCTACTTCTGTTGCGAAAGTCCGTATTGCCATTGGTGAGCGTAGTGGCGTAGATAGTGCGCTTGTAAAAAGTGCATTTGAGACTTTTAGATTAGAATCTCCGCTTTGTAAAAATGCGAATATTGAGATAGAATATCAACCTGTTGTCTTACATTGTCAATCTTGCGAACGCGACTTTAGTGGAGAAAATCTCACATATAGCACTTGTCCTTTTTGTCGAAGTCAGCAGGTAATCATCACGCAAGGCAGAGAATTACATCTTCTTAACCTTGAACTTGACATAGAAGATATACAAGATTCTATACAAACTCAAGAATCTTATATGATGTCATCATCTTAG
- the ispG gene encoding flavodoxin-dependent (E)-4-hydroxy-3-methylbut-2-enyl-diphosphate synthase, with the protein MQRVKTKQIFVGNVAVGGDAPISVQSMTFSKTCDIEATKAQLDRLYFAGADMVRVAVSDPKDAAALKELKSVSPLPLIADIHFRYKFALIAAESVDCIRINPGNIGSKDRIKAVADACNARGIPIRIGVNGGSLEKQFEEKYGATPKGMIESALYNIKLLEDFGFTNIKVSLKASDVERTMAAYRMLRPLVEYPFHLGVTEAGTLPHSMVKSAMALGGLLMEGIGDTMRISITGELEEEIKVARLILQYSGRQKSGVSIVSCPTCGRIEANLVKMVQEVESRIKHIKTPLQVSVMGCAVNALGEAKHADIAIAFGNKDGLIIKGGKILCKLKEDKLLERFIAEVEELAKQREEA; encoded by the coding sequence GTGCAGAGGGTAAAAACAAAACAAATTTTCGTAGGAAACGTGGCAGTAGGCGGCGATGCGCCCATTTCTGTGCAAAGTATGACTTTTAGCAAAACTTGTGATATAGAGGCGACAAAAGCACAGCTTGATAGATTGTATTTTGCTGGGGCTGATATGGTGCGTGTGGCAGTGAGCGACCCAAAAGACGCGGCTGCACTCAAAGAGCTTAAAAGTGTTTCGCCCCTGCCACTTATCGCGGATATTCATTTTAGATACAAATTTGCCCTTATCGCAGCAGAGAGCGTGGATTGCATTCGTATCAATCCGGGCAATATCGGCTCAAAAGATAGAATTAAAGCTGTGGCAGATGCGTGTAATGCACGAGGCATACCTATTCGTATTGGTGTAAATGGTGGGAGTTTAGAAAAACAATTTGAGGAAAAATATGGTGCAACTCCTAAAGGTATGATTGAATCTGCGTTATACAACATCAAGCTTTTAGAGGATTTTGGATTCACAAATATCAAGGTTTCGCTCAAAGCAAGTGATGTAGAGCGCACAATGGCAGCATATAGAATGCTTCGTCCTTTAGTAGAGTATCCTTTTCATTTGGGCGTTACAGAGGCTGGGACTTTGCCGCATTCTATGGTAAAAAGTGCTATGGCACTTGGTGGGCTGCTTATGGAGGGCATTGGCGATACGATGAGAATCTCCATAACAGGTGAGCTTGAAGAAGAAATTAAAGTCGCGCGCCTCATACTTCAATACAGCGGACGACAAAAAAGCGGGGTAAGTATAGTGTCTTGCCCTACTTGTGGGCGCATTGAAGCAAATCTTGTCAAAATGGTGCAAGAGGTAGAATCTCGCATTAAGCATATCAAAACGCCTTTGCAAGTGAGCGTAATGGGCTGTGCTGTCAATGCTTTGGGTGAAGCTAAACACGCAGATATTGCCATTGCTTTTGGAAATAAAGATGGGCTGATTATTAAAGGTGGCAAGATTCTCTGCAAACTCAAAGAAGACAAATTACTTGAGCGGTTTATCGCAGAAGTAGAGGAGCTTGCCAAACAAAGAGAAGAAGCATAA
- a CDS encoding glutamate-5-semialdehyde dehydrogenase — protein sequence MQDIQAMLISAKRSARILEQLSDKKRNAVLESMADEIESQCEIICEANAKDMSAAEHLPLAMRKRLELNSIKVHSMADSMRDIAKLHCSVGQVIKSWKNKAGLEITQVSVPLGVIGVIYESRPNVTSDVSALCFKSGNVCVLKGGKEAFHSNVAILKALHSALEQHSLPKGCVSMIEDTSREGILEFVKMDKYVDLLIPRGGEGLIEFVKHNATIPIIKHDKGVCHTYIHKSADLDMALNVVLNAKLSYPAACNACECILLDEVLVEGFLPKLLTKLREADVRVMFENEVWLKNWGIADDGLADFSKEWGDKILNLKVVNGIDEALEHIAHFGSAHSESIITQDEVIAQTFMREVDAACVYVNASTRFSDGGEFGFGAEVGISTSKLHARGPMGIESLLSYKYCITGNGQVR from the coding sequence ATGCAAGATATACAAGCAATGCTCATATCTGCAAAGCGTAGTGCAAGGATATTAGAGCAATTAAGCGATAAAAAAAGAAATGCAGTGCTAGAATCTATGGCAGATGAGATAGAATCTCAATGCGAAATAATATGCGAAGCAAATGCTAAAGATATGAGTGCGGCAGAGCATCTTCCTCTAGCAATGCGTAAAAGATTAGAATTAAATAGTATAAAAGTGCATTCTATGGCAGATTCTATGCGTGATATTGCAAAGCTTCATTGCAGTGTAGGGCAGGTGATAAAGAGCTGGAAAAACAAGGCAGGATTAGAGATTACGCAAGTGAGTGTGCCGCTTGGTGTCATTGGTGTCATTTATGAATCTCGCCCTAATGTTACAAGTGATGTAAGTGCATTGTGCTTTAAAAGTGGGAATGTGTGTGTGCTCAAAGGTGGCAAAGAGGCATTTCACTCAAATGTGGCAATACTTAAAGCATTGCATAGTGCATTAGAGCAGCATTCACTTCCTAAAGGATGTGTGAGTATGATAGAGGATACTTCACGTGAGGGAATATTAGAATTTGTCAAAATGGATAAGTATGTGGATTTGCTTATACCACGAGGGGGTGAGGGATTGATTGAATTTGTCAAACATAACGCAACAATTCCTATCATCAAGCACGATAAGGGCGTGTGCCATACCTATATCCATAAAAGTGCGGATTTGGATATGGCACTCAATGTTGTGCTCAATGCAAAGTTAAGCTATCCCGCCGCGTGTAATGCGTGTGAGTGTATCTTGCTTGATGAGGTGCTTGTAGAGGGATTCTTACCGAAATTGCTTACAAAATTAAGAGAAGCAGATGTGCGTGTAATGTTTGAAAATGAAGTATGGCTCAAAAATTGGGGCATTGCAGATGATGGCTTAGCTGATTTTAGCAAAGAGTGGGGCGATAAGATTCTTAATCTTAAAGTTGTAAATGGAATTGATGAAGCCCTAGAGCATATTGCGCACTTTGGTTCTGCGCATTCGGAATCTATTATCACTCAAGATGAAGTGATAGCACAAACTTTTATGCGTGAGGTCGATGCGGCGTGTGTATATGTGAATGCTTCTACACGATTTAGCGATGGTGGAGAGTTTGGCTTTGGTGCGGAGGTGGGTATTTCTACCTCTAAACTTCACGCTAGAGGTCCTATGGGTATAGAATCTTTATTAAGTTATAAATATTGTATTACAGGCAATGGACAAGTGAGGTAA